The DNA window TGATTTAACGTTAATTAAGCTTTGTACTGAAATTTTATCAAGTGATGTATATGTTGCAAGTTTTTCTTGAATCATGAAAACAGCTTTTGAAAATGCCCTTTCAAATTCGATTCTTATAAGTTCACCAACGGTTCTTACTCTTTTGTTTCCTAGATGATCTTTTGTATCCATAGTTCCAGGGTGTTTGTCTATTTCTATTAAATTTCTTGATGCGAGCACGATGTCCATTGGAGTTAAAACGTTTGAAGTTTCTGTATACTTAGTATTTTCAACTTCTTCGGATTTTTTTCCTTCGACATCTATCAAGTATTTTCTATAAGCTTCTTCGAGTCTGTTATTCATTTTGAATCTTCCGACTTCTGAAAGTTCAAACCTTTCTTCGTTGAAATAAAGGTTTTTTAAGAATATTTTTGCGGCATTTATTCTTGGAAGTTCACCAGGTCTTAATTTTCTGAAGATTTCTATATATGCTCTATTTTCTTCTACATTTTCTCCATACATATGTTTTAATTTTTCTAAAGTATTTACCGCATATCTGTGAGCAACTTTAATCTTTTCGATATTTGAATTGGAAAGTTTTTCAATAAGTCCTTGTGTAATAACATCTCCACGTTTTGCCAATATTTCGCCGTTTTTCATTTTAACATCTTCAAGTATTACAAGTCCTTCTGAATGTAATAAAGTATATTCGTCTTCAACATCGATCCAATGTGGGAACAACGATAGTAATTCCAAGTCATCTCCATATCCAAGTGCTTTTAGGAGTAAAAATAAATTTATCCTTCTTTTTCTATCAATTCTTGCGTAGAATACCTCATCGTTTAAATTGAGTAATATTTCAAGCCAAGCACCTCTTACTGGTAAAAAGTGGGCAACGTATATAGGTCTTGTCCCAGAAGTTTTTTTGGCTTCTTCCACAAAATAAATTCCAGGGCTTCTTACTAATTGATTTACAACTACCCTCTCTGCTCCGTTGATTATGAAGGTAGTTCTTGGAGTCATGTAAGGAATATAGCCAAGAAATGCTTCTTCTTCAATCATTTCGTTAGTACTGTTATCAGTTATACGAACTGTTGTATAAACCGGAACAGTATAAGTTAATAGTCGTTCTTTACATTCTTGAACAGTGTTTTGAGGTTCTCCGATTCTTACAGAGATAAATTCCAGGGAGAATCCCTTTTCTTTTCTTAGATCGGATTTTGATGAAGTTATGGGTGAGAATTTTTTGAGAACCTTAAGTATCCCATTCTCGAGGAAATCTTGGTAAGATTTTGTCTGTATTTCCACGAGGTTGGGAACTGGGATAGGTGCTTGGACCCTACCAAATGAATAGCGGGTCCTTTTTCCACTTTTAATTTCTTTCATCCTATCACCTCAGTTAGAAAAATTTAGGGGGGTAAAATTACACCAATTATATATTAAAACACAAAAAAACCCCCTACACAATACTGTGTACGGGGTTGATACAAAATCTTTTCTTTTTAGAAACTTATGTTACTATTATTTAAGTTCTACTTCTGCTCCAGCTTCTTCAAGTTTTTTCTTGATTTCTTCTGCTTCGTCTTTGTTAATGCCTTGTTTAATAACAGCATCAGGTGTGCCTGCTTTTTCAACTAATTCTTTTGCTTCTTTAAGTCCAAGACCTGTGATTTCTCTTACTACTTTTATAACGTTAATCTTCTTTGCACCGAAGCTCTTGAGTACTACATCAAATTCTGTTTTTTCTTCTGCTGCTGCACCTCCACCTGCAGCTGCACCTGCGACTGGCATTGCCATTACTGGTGCGGAAGCACTTACACCGAATTTGTCTTCTAACATCTTTACA is part of the Thermosipho affectus genome and encodes:
- the rplL gene encoding 50S ribosomal protein L7/L12; protein product: MEKLEQIVNEIEQLTVAELAELVKMLEDKFGVSASAPVMAMPVAGAAAGGGAAAEEKTEFDVVLKSFGAKKINVIKVVREITGLGLKEAKELVEKAGTPDAVIKQGINKDEAEEIKKKLEEAGAEVELK